The following is a genomic window from Chitinophaga caseinilytica.
GTGTTGAACTGGCTCCCGTGCCCGCAGGTACTGCCGCAAACGATCTTGCCGGCGTTGTAGGTAGACAGCGTGCAGCCCATGTGCGTACAGGTACTGGTAAACGCTGCGAAAGACGCGGGCACGTTGCCCGCAGCCAGGCGTATCAGCACTACGCCGCTTCCGATCATGAAACTGCCTACAGCCGTTAGGTCGTTGGCCAGGTTTACGGTCAGCTTAACATTGTTGCCGCCCCCGCCACCACCGCCGGGAGGGTTCACCGGTGCAGGATCGTCGCCCTTCCCGCCGCAAGCCGCCAAACCGCCTGCGCAGAGCACCGCCAGCGTGGCGCTCATGCCGGACAGAAAATCTCTTCTTTCCATATTGATTAGGTTGTTCGAAAAAGGTTACGGCGGGTTTTGCCATGCGGTTGCCTGTCCCTGAAAAATCATTTCACGAATAAGGCGGACGGGCGCGCCCTGCAACGCGAAACCCTTGCTGGCAGCACGTCGTAATTAACGGAATTATTTTTGGGAACCGGAAAGGGATTAACGGAAAATATCCAGCAGCTCGTTGAAATACGCGGGCGCGTGCATCAACCGGCTTCCGTACCAGGAAAACATTTCTCCGTCCACCAGCGCGATCTCCGCGTCTGGCAGGTATTCCCGGATTTCATCGATGTGTTTCGACTTGAAAGGATAGGGCTCGCTGCTGAGCAGCACGCGTTTGACGCCGCTCGCCGCCAATTGCGGAAGCGTAACGGAAGGATATCGGCGCAGGTCTTCGAAAACATTGCGCAGCCCGCATCTGCGGAGCATGTCATTGATGAAAGTATCGCCGCCGGCCACCATCCATGGGTCGCGCCAGATGAAATAGGCCGTGGGAACGGAAGGGTAGAGGGGACGGATGGAAGAAAATCCCCCACTGATCCGGCCCGCAATTTCGCCGGCCGCTGTTCTTTTATCGAGGATTTCGCCGAGGGAATATATCATTTCGAGCGATTCTTCCAGCGTATGAATGTCGCTCGTCCAAACGGGGAACCGCTGCGCCAGGGCTTCGATCTGTTCCCGCTCGTTTTCTTCTTTATTGGCTATGATGAGGTCTGGCCGCAGCTCCGTGATTTTATCGATATGCAATTGCTTCGTGCCGCCCACACGTGTTTTTTCGCGGAACCACGACTCCGGATGCACGCAGAATTTGGTGATGCCCGTCACATCGGCCCCCAGGTCGTACAGCAACTCCGTCTGCGAAGGCACTACCGACACGATGCGCACCGGTGGCGCGTCCAGCGAGATCGTATGCCCGATTTGATCTGTATATCGCATGCTAATTCCCCAGCGCCTGGATGATATCGTATTTGGTGACGATGTGATAATTGCCGGAATCGTCCTGCGTGAGCACGGCGCCGTTTTCCTTATTGATATATACAGTGAGCTTTTCGATGGGCGTATCCATCGCCACTACGGGATAGGCTTTCTGCATGACATTGCGCACGGGCTGCTCCTTCAGGTCGGGCTGATCGATCAGTTTGCTGAACAATCCGCCTTCAGACAGGGCGCCGATCAATTCGCGGTCTTGCAGCACAGGCAAATGCTCGATGTC
Proteins encoded in this region:
- a CDS encoding Rieske (2Fe-2S) protein — its product is MERRDFLSGMSATLAVLCAGGLAACGGKGDDPAPVNPPGGGGGGGNNVKLTVNLANDLTAVGSFMIGSGVVLIRLAAGNVPASFAAFTSTCTHMGCTLSTYNAGKIVCGSTCGHGSQFNTDGSVANGPATNPLPKYTVNINGTTLTVT
- a CDS encoding helical backbone metal receptor; the encoded protein is MRYTDQIGHTISLDAPPVRIVSVVPSQTELLYDLGADVTGITKFCVHPESWFREKTRVGGTKQLHIDKITELRPDLIIANKEENEREQIEALAQRFPVWTSDIHTLEESLEMIYSLGEILDKRTAAGEIAGRISGGFSSIRPLYPSVPTAYFIWRDPWMVAGGDTFINDMLRRCGLRNVFEDLRRYPSVTLPQLAASGVKRVLLSSEPYPFKSKHIDEIREYLPDAEIALVDGEMFSWYGSRLMHAPAYFNELLDIFR